In the genome of Montipora foliosa isolate CH-2021 chromosome 3, ASM3666993v2, whole genome shotgun sequence, one region contains:
- the LOC137994984 gene encoding steroid 17-alpha-hydroxylase/17,20 lyase-like has protein sequence MALFLLTAICNLLSLGNMILVLLLFFLLHYVKVLYEFRDMPPGPRLTCLPIVGNILSLKTKVDTIAETFESLRKYYGGDFSLKLGSFKFLMVSTPEAVKEVLLTKSVSFAGRQLTRASSEFSLGYKDVIFAEYGPIWKFYRKLFVTALRQYLSNIPLIENRVTTQAEKLMRFMEEQRGELFDPADCIMKAVANVICKITFKGGSDTQSPDLDRMLKLNAAFVANIDDLQKIAVLDFFPWVRYLPIKIYERWAAPVWEIHEIIRKRLKETKENFDPTEPVEDLISAILRAQRDFEVECKSEDEKADLFSEDRFITTVYDMFFAGYETTSTALRFVLAFMVMHPKYQEDIQRELDDLLGERRPTLDDRSDLPLVQAAILESLRVGNIVPLAVAHKAIENTKVRGYRVPKDTIVYTNTESVHMNPQCWEDPTVFNPYRHIDENGKLVANPDHFFPFGGGRRVCAGEALAKIELFPFTSLLFQHFTFVAEEGYQLQMKGAAIQFPVRFKIRAIKRKP, from the exons ATGGCTTTGTTTTTACTAACTGCAATATGCAATTTACTCAGCCTTGGAAATATGATTTTGGTATTGCTACTTTTCTTCCTTCTGCATTATGTGAAAGTGTTGTACGAATTCAGAGACATGCCGCCGGGGCCACGTTTGACTTGCCTGCCCATTGTGGGCAACATTTTATCTCTTAAGACGAAAGTTGACACGATTGCCGAGACCTTCGAGAG tcTGAGAAAATACTACGGCGgcgatttttctttgaaacttgGAAGCTTCAAGTTCCTGATGGTTTCAACGCCTGAGGCTGTAAAGGAGGTTCTACTGACGAAGTCTGTTTCTTTCGCTGGAAGACAACTAACACGTGCCTCTTCAGAATTTTCCTTAG GTTACAAGGACGTTATTTTTGCTGAGTATGGTCCTATATGGAAGTTCTACCGTAAACTGTTCGTGACTGCACTGCGTCAGTATCTTTCCAACATCCCTCTTATAGAAAACCGAGTGACAACCCAGGCAGAAAAACTGATGCGATTCATGGAAGAGCAAAGGGGAGAGCTTTTCGATCCTGCTGATTGCATAATGAAAGCTGTTGCTAATGTAATTTGCAAAATTACTTTCAAAGGTGGCTCTGATACTCAAAGTCCAGACTTAGACAGAATGTTAAAGCTAAACGCGGCCTTCGTAGCAAATATCGATGATTTACAAAAAATTGCTGTTTTGGATTTTTTCCCTTGGGTGCGTTATTTGCCAATAAAGATCTATGAGCGTTGGGCGGCACCCGTGTGGGAAATACACGAGATAATTCGAAAACGATTAAAGGAAACGAAAGAAAATTTTGATCCCACAGAGCCAGTTGAAGATTTGATTTCAGCTATCCTTCGTGCCCAACGCGACTTTGAAGTAGAGTGCAAATCGGAGGACGAAAAAGCTGATCTTTTTTCCGAAGATCGCTTCATTACAACCGTTTATGATATGTTCTTTGCCGGCTACGAAACCACGAGCACTGCATTGCGATTCGTGTTGGCCTTCATGGTAATGCACCCGAAATACCAAGAAGATATTCAGCGGGAATTAGATGACCTACTTGGCGAAAGACGACCGACACTAGATGACCGGTCCGATCTCCCCCTTGTCCAAGCAGCGATCCTTGAGTCATTGAGGGTCGGCAATATAGTTCCATTAGCTGTAGCTCATAAAGCCATTGAAAATACTAAAGTTCGTGGATACCGTGTTCCTAAGGACACCATCGTCTATACCAACACAGAGTCAGTTCACATGAATCCCCAATGCTGGGAAGATCCAACCGTATTCAATCCCTACCGCCATATTGACGAGAACGGAAAACTAGTGGCAAACCCTGATCATTTCTTTCCCTTTGGTGGTGGGCGCCGTGTCTGCGCTGGAGAAGCCCTGGCCAAAATTGAGCTCTTTCCTTTCACCTCGCTTTTGTTTCAACACTTCACCTTCGTTGCCGAGGAAGGCTATCAGCTTCAGATGAAGGGAGCCGCAATACAGTTTCCTGTTCGTTTCAAGATACGCGCAATTAAGCGAAAGCCTTGA